One window from the genome of Esox lucius isolate fEsoLuc1 chromosome 23, fEsoLuc1.pri, whole genome shotgun sequence encodes:
- the cald1a gene encoding caldesmon 1a isoform X2, translated as MDDDFERRRELRRQKREEMRLEAERMVYQVGNDDEEEAARERRRRARQERMRGMEAEDPSDGVLTNSHSVIETVSVSSSSVASSGGVDDEEQALLERMAKREERRQRRMMDALEREKSLDPSVAEGSYGARDGRVDETSAGPRGRYRDSEEEAEGRNSQKEEAEEEREVEEEAAPEEEVAEQEEEEAEQEEEVVVEKPRRSYMREEESVEEKEDTEEKAVITNQIEESVNWKAEVGDDSESNDEEEVNEKHNGGLHEDTSPKHHKPERTLSRGSVRSPETGAEEQDAAARLEAESKLEELKRRRDDAETEEFERMRRKQQEAEQELEELKKKREERRKILEEEEKQQKEEEAKRKAREEDEKRRMKEEIERRRAEAAEKRQHMGVETVDGEAKPFKCFSPRGSSLKIGERAEFLNKSAQKSAVKTSHTPVVSKIDNRLEQYTSVAQSKDVRSPRSGAVDLPMVTDGIRNIKSMWEKGSVFNSPGGGGGTHKEAAGMKIGVAGRINDWLNKTPESKTPGGRPTDLKPGDVTNKRSLWENKGSSPAKVTGRGETKSVTNGMGH; from the exons GATGGTGTACCAGGTTGGTAATGACGACGAGGAGGAGGCTGCCAGGGAACGCCGGCGCAGGGCACGTCAGGAGCGAATGAGAGGCATGGAGGCCGAGGATCCCAGTGATGGGGTGTTGACTAACAGCCACAG tgtgaTTGAGACTGTGTCCGTGTCCTCCTCTTCTGTGGCGTCTTCGGGTGGAGTAGACGATGAAGAGCAGGCCCTGCTTGAGCGCATGGCCAAACGAGAAGAGCGCCGGCAGAGGAGAATGATGGACgctctggagagagagaagagtctCGACCCATCCGTGGCCGAAGGAAGCTACGGCGCCAGGGACGGCCGTGTGGACGAGACGTCCGCCGGACCCCGAGGCCGTTACAGAGACAGCGAAGAAGAGGCGGAAGGGAGGAACAGCCAAaaggaggaggcggaggaggagagggaggtggaggaggaagcAGCCCCAGAGGAGGAAGTGGCTgagcaggaagaggaagaagctGAGCAGGAAGAGGAAGTGGTGGTGGAAAAACCAAGACGATCCTATATGAGAGAAGAG GAGTCCGTCGAAGAAAAG GAAGACACTGAAGAAAAAGCAGTGATAACAAACCAGATTGAGGAATCAGTCAATTGGAAGGCAGAGGTTGGAGATGACTCTGAATCAAATGATGAGGAAGAG GTGAATGAGAAGCACAATGGAGGTCTGCATGAGGACACCTCTCCAAAGCACCATAAGCCAGAGAGGACCCTGAG TCGCGGCAGCGTGCGCTCCCCTGAAACgggagcagaggagcaggaCGCCGCGGCGCGCCTGGAGGCAGAGAGCAAGCTGGAGGAACTGAAGCGCCGCCGCGACGACGCGGAGACCGAGGAGTTTGAGCGGATGAGGCGGAAGCAGCAGGAGGCCGAGCAAgagctggaggagctgaagaagaagagggaggaaaggagaaagatcctagaagaggaggagaaacagCAGAAAGAAGAGGAGGCCAAGAGGAAGGCCAGAGAGGAG GatgagaagaggaggatgaaggaGGAGATCGAGAGGAGGAGGGCAGAGGCGGCGGAGAAGAGACAGCATATGGGCGTGGAGACTGTAGACGGGGAAGCCAAACCTTTTAAATGCTTCAGCCCCCGTGGGTCCTCCCTCAAG ATTGGCGAAAGGGCAGAGTTTCTGAACAAGTCGGCccagaaaag CGCAGTGAAGACGTCCCACACTCCCGTCGTCTCAAAGATTGACAACAGACTGGAGCAGTACACTTCTGTTgcccag AGCAAGGATGTGCGGTCTCCACGCTCCGGTGCAGTGGACCTGCCCATGGTGACAGACGGGATCCGCAACATTAAGAGCATGTGGGAGAAAGGCAGCGTGTTCAACTCGCCCGGGGGTGGCGGGGGCACGCACAAG GAAGCAGCTGGGATGAAGATAGGCGTGGCAGGCCGCATCAACGACTGGCTGAATAAAACCCCTGAGAGCAAAACGCCAGGAGGAAGGCCAACG gACCTGAAGCCAGGAGACGTGACCAACAAGAGAAGTCTGTGGGAAAACAAAGGCTCCTCCCCGGCCAAG GTGACTGGCAGAGGGGAGACTAAATCTGTCACCAACG GTATGGGACACTAA
- the LOC105029073 gene encoding troponin T, cardiac muscle-like isoform X2 gives MADEENEEEVCAETYTEEVVVEVPEEEEPEPIPEPEPEPEAEESTTTEEEISGETIQDSKAKPKSFMPNVAPPKLPEGDGKVDFDDLHRKRQEKDMTELQSLIETHFIQRKKDEEELINLVNRIEKRRTERAEQQRIRAELEKERQARLAEEKEKREQDEQRRKQDDDLKKKKALTNMTHTYGGIQQKHEGKKGAKKQTEREKKKKILADRKKPLVIDHLNEDKLKEKANELWQWMMKLEAEKFDLSETLKKQKYDINQLLARVQDHQSAKGRGKGKAVRR, from the exons ATGGCAGACGAAGAAAATGA ggaGGAAG tttgtgcagaaaccTACACAGAAGAAG TTGTTGTTGAAGTCCCAGAAGAGGAAG AACCAGAACCAATACCCGAACCCGAACCGGAGCCAGAAGCAGAAG AGTCAACTACTACAGAAGAAG AAATCAGCGGAGAGACTATTCAAG ATTCAAAAGCCAAACCAAA GAGTTTTATGCCAAATGTTGCACCTCCAAAGCTACCAGAGGGTGATGGCAAAGTTGACTTTGAC GACCTGCACAGGAAGCGACAGGAGAAAGATATGACTGAGCTGCAGTCTCTAATCGAGACTCATTTCATCCAGCGGAAGAAAGATGAAGAAGAGCTCATCAATCTTGTTAACAGGATT GAGAAGCGTCGTACAGAGAGGGCAGAACAGCAGAGGATTCGTGCGgagctggagaaggagaggcagGCCCGCCTAGCC gaagagaaggagaagagggagcAAGATGAACAACGTAGGAAGCAAGACGACGACCTTAAGAAGAAGAAGGCCCTCACTAACATGACCCACACCTATGGTGGCATCCAACAGAAG CATGAGGGCAAAAAAGGAGccaagaaacagacagagagggagaaaaagaagaaGATTCTGGCTGACCGGAAAAAGCCTCTGGTTATTGACCATCTCAATGAGGACAAACTCAA GGAGAAGGCCAATGAGCTATGGCAGTGGATGATGAAGTTGGAGGCTGAGAAGTTTGATCTAAGCGAAACTCTGAAGAAACAGAAATATGAC
- the LOC105029073 gene encoding troponin T, cardiac muscle-like isoform X4: MADEENEEEEPEPIPEPEPEPEAEESTTTEEEISGETIQDSKAKPKSFMPNVAPPKLPEGDGKVDFDDLHRKRQEKDMTELQSLIETHFIQRKKDEEELINLVNRIEKRRTERAEQQRIRAELEKERQARLAEEKEKREQDEQRRKQDDDLKKKKALTNMTHTYGGIQQKHEGKKGAKKQTEREKKKKILADRKKPLVIDHLNEDKLKEKANELWQWMMKLEAEKFDLSETLKKQKYDVNVLQTRITEQQKFAKGRGKGKAVRR, from the exons ATGGCAGACGAAGAAAATGA ggaGGAAG AACCAGAACCAATACCCGAACCCGAACCGGAGCCAGAAGCAGAAG AGTCAACTACTACAGAAGAAG AAATCAGCGGAGAGACTATTCAAG ATTCAAAAGCCAAACCAAA GAGTTTTATGCCAAATGTTGCACCTCCAAAGCTACCAGAGGGTGATGGCAAAGTTGACTTTGAC GACCTGCACAGGAAGCGACAGGAGAAAGATATGACTGAGCTGCAGTCTCTAATCGAGACTCATTTCATCCAGCGGAAGAAAGATGAAGAAGAGCTCATCAATCTTGTTAACAGGATT GAGAAGCGTCGTACAGAGAGGGCAGAACAGCAGAGGATTCGTGCGgagctggagaaggagaggcagGCCCGCCTAGCC gaagagaaggagaagagggagcAAGATGAACAACGTAGGAAGCAAGACGACGACCTTAAGAAGAAGAAGGCCCTCACTAACATGACCCACACCTATGGTGGCATCCAACAGAAG CATGAGGGCAAAAAAGGAGccaagaaacagacagagagggagaaaaagaagaaGATTCTGGCTGACCGGAAAAAGCCTCTGGTTATTGACCATCTCAATGAGGACAAACTCAA GGAGAAGGCCAATGAGCTATGGCAGTGGATGATGAAGTTGGAGGCTGAGAAGTTTGATCTAAGCGAAACTCTGAAGAAACAGAAATATGAC GTCAATGTTCTCCAGACCCGAATCACTGAGC
- the LOC105029073 gene encoding troponin T, cardiac muscle-like isoform X1 yields the protein MADEENEEEVCAETYTEEVVVEVPEEEEPEPIPEPEPEPEAEESTTTEEEISGETIQDSKAKPKSFMPNVAPPKLPEGDGKVDFDDLHRKRQEKDMTELQSLIETHFIQRKKDEEELINLVNRIEKRRTERAEQQRIRAELEKERQARLAEEKEKREQDEQRRKQDDDLKKKKALTNMTHTYGGIQQKHEGKKGAKKQTEREKKKKILADRKKPLVIDHLNEDKLKEKANELWQWMMKLEAEKFDLSETLKKQKYDVNVLQTRITEQQKFAKGRGKGKAVRR from the exons ATGGCAGACGAAGAAAATGA ggaGGAAG tttgtgcagaaaccTACACAGAAGAAG TTGTTGTTGAAGTCCCAGAAGAGGAAG AACCAGAACCAATACCCGAACCCGAACCGGAGCCAGAAGCAGAAG AGTCAACTACTACAGAAGAAG AAATCAGCGGAGAGACTATTCAAG ATTCAAAAGCCAAACCAAA GAGTTTTATGCCAAATGTTGCACCTCCAAAGCTACCAGAGGGTGATGGCAAAGTTGACTTTGAC GACCTGCACAGGAAGCGACAGGAGAAAGATATGACTGAGCTGCAGTCTCTAATCGAGACTCATTTCATCCAGCGGAAGAAAGATGAAGAAGAGCTCATCAATCTTGTTAACAGGATT GAGAAGCGTCGTACAGAGAGGGCAGAACAGCAGAGGATTCGTGCGgagctggagaaggagaggcagGCCCGCCTAGCC gaagagaaggagaagagggagcAAGATGAACAACGTAGGAAGCAAGACGACGACCTTAAGAAGAAGAAGGCCCTCACTAACATGACCCACACCTATGGTGGCATCCAACAGAAG CATGAGGGCAAAAAAGGAGccaagaaacagacagagagggagaaaaagaagaaGATTCTGGCTGACCGGAAAAAGCCTCTGGTTATTGACCATCTCAATGAGGACAAACTCAA GGAGAAGGCCAATGAGCTATGGCAGTGGATGATGAAGTTGGAGGCTGAGAAGTTTGATCTAAGCGAAACTCTGAAGAAACAGAAATATGAC GTCAATGTTCTCCAGACCCGAATCACTGAGC
- the cald1a gene encoding caldesmon 1a isoform X4 produces the protein MDDDFERRRELRRQKREEMRLEAERMVYQVGNDDEEEAARERRRRARQERMRGMEAEDPSDGVLTNSHSVIETVSVSSSSVASSGGVDDEEQALLERMAKREERRQRRMMDALEREKSLDPSVAEGSYGARDGRVDETSAGPRGRYRDSEEEAEGRNSQKEEAEEEREVEEEAAPEEEVAEQEEEEAEQEEEVVVEKPRRSYMREEVNEKHNGGLHEDTSPKHHKPERTLSRGSVRSPETGAEEQDAAARLEAESKLEELKRRRDDAETEEFERMRRKQQEAEQELEELKKKREERRKILEEEEKQQKEEEAKRKAREEDEKRRMKEEIERRRAEAAEKRQHMGVETVDGEAKPFKCFSPRGSSLKIGERAEFLNKSAQKSAVKTSHTPVVSKIDNRLEQYTSVAQSKDVRSPRSGAVDLPMVTDGIRNIKSMWEKGSVFNSPGGGGGTHKEAAGMKIGVAGRINDWLNKTPESKTPGGRPTDLKPGDVTNKRSLWENKGSSPAKVTGRGETKSVTNGMGH, from the exons GATGGTGTACCAGGTTGGTAATGACGACGAGGAGGAGGCTGCCAGGGAACGCCGGCGCAGGGCACGTCAGGAGCGAATGAGAGGCATGGAGGCCGAGGATCCCAGTGATGGGGTGTTGACTAACAGCCACAG tgtgaTTGAGACTGTGTCCGTGTCCTCCTCTTCTGTGGCGTCTTCGGGTGGAGTAGACGATGAAGAGCAGGCCCTGCTTGAGCGCATGGCCAAACGAGAAGAGCGCCGGCAGAGGAGAATGATGGACgctctggagagagagaagagtctCGACCCATCCGTGGCCGAAGGAAGCTACGGCGCCAGGGACGGCCGTGTGGACGAGACGTCCGCCGGACCCCGAGGCCGTTACAGAGACAGCGAAGAAGAGGCGGAAGGGAGGAACAGCCAAaaggaggaggcggaggaggagagggaggtggaggaggaagcAGCCCCAGAGGAGGAAGTGGCTgagcaggaagaggaagaagctGAGCAGGAAGAGGAAGTGGTGGTGGAAAAACCAAGACGATCCTATATGAGAGAAGAG GTGAATGAGAAGCACAATGGAGGTCTGCATGAGGACACCTCTCCAAAGCACCATAAGCCAGAGAGGACCCTGAG TCGCGGCAGCGTGCGCTCCCCTGAAACgggagcagaggagcaggaCGCCGCGGCGCGCCTGGAGGCAGAGAGCAAGCTGGAGGAACTGAAGCGCCGCCGCGACGACGCGGAGACCGAGGAGTTTGAGCGGATGAGGCGGAAGCAGCAGGAGGCCGAGCAAgagctggaggagctgaagaagaagagggaggaaaggagaaagatcctagaagaggaggagaaacagCAGAAAGAAGAGGAGGCCAAGAGGAAGGCCAGAGAGGAG GatgagaagaggaggatgaaggaGGAGATCGAGAGGAGGAGGGCAGAGGCGGCGGAGAAGAGACAGCATATGGGCGTGGAGACTGTAGACGGGGAAGCCAAACCTTTTAAATGCTTCAGCCCCCGTGGGTCCTCCCTCAAG ATTGGCGAAAGGGCAGAGTTTCTGAACAAGTCGGCccagaaaag CGCAGTGAAGACGTCCCACACTCCCGTCGTCTCAAAGATTGACAACAGACTGGAGCAGTACACTTCTGTTgcccag AGCAAGGATGTGCGGTCTCCACGCTCCGGTGCAGTGGACCTGCCCATGGTGACAGACGGGATCCGCAACATTAAGAGCATGTGGGAGAAAGGCAGCGTGTTCAACTCGCCCGGGGGTGGCGGGGGCACGCACAAG GAAGCAGCTGGGATGAAGATAGGCGTGGCAGGCCGCATCAACGACTGGCTGAATAAAACCCCTGAGAGCAAAACGCCAGGAGGAAGGCCAACG gACCTGAAGCCAGGAGACGTGACCAACAAGAGAAGTCTGTGGGAAAACAAAGGCTCCTCCCCGGCCAAG GTGACTGGCAGAGGGGAGACTAAATCTGTCACCAACG GTATGGGACACTAA
- the LOC105029073 gene encoding troponin T, cardiac muscle-like isoform X3 has product MADEENEEEVCAETYTEEEPEPIPEPEPEPEAEESTTTEEEISGETIQDSKAKPKSFMPNVAPPKLPEGDGKVDFDDLHRKRQEKDMTELQSLIETHFIQRKKDEEELINLVNRIEKRRTERAEQQRIRAELEKERQARLAEEKEKREQDEQRRKQDDDLKKKKALTNMTHTYGGIQQKHEGKKGAKKQTEREKKKKILADRKKPLVIDHLNEDKLKEKANELWQWMMKLEAEKFDLSETLKKQKYDVNVLQTRITEQQKFAKGRGKGKAVRR; this is encoded by the exons ATGGCAGACGAAGAAAATGA ggaGGAAG tttgtgcagaaaccTACACAGAAGAAG AACCAGAACCAATACCCGAACCCGAACCGGAGCCAGAAGCAGAAG AGTCAACTACTACAGAAGAAG AAATCAGCGGAGAGACTATTCAAG ATTCAAAAGCCAAACCAAA GAGTTTTATGCCAAATGTTGCACCTCCAAAGCTACCAGAGGGTGATGGCAAAGTTGACTTTGAC GACCTGCACAGGAAGCGACAGGAGAAAGATATGACTGAGCTGCAGTCTCTAATCGAGACTCATTTCATCCAGCGGAAGAAAGATGAAGAAGAGCTCATCAATCTTGTTAACAGGATT GAGAAGCGTCGTACAGAGAGGGCAGAACAGCAGAGGATTCGTGCGgagctggagaaggagaggcagGCCCGCCTAGCC gaagagaaggagaagagggagcAAGATGAACAACGTAGGAAGCAAGACGACGACCTTAAGAAGAAGAAGGCCCTCACTAACATGACCCACACCTATGGTGGCATCCAACAGAAG CATGAGGGCAAAAAAGGAGccaagaaacagacagagagggagaaaaagaagaaGATTCTGGCTGACCGGAAAAAGCCTCTGGTTATTGACCATCTCAATGAGGACAAACTCAA GGAGAAGGCCAATGAGCTATGGCAGTGGATGATGAAGTTGGAGGCTGAGAAGTTTGATCTAAGCGAAACTCTGAAGAAACAGAAATATGAC GTCAATGTTCTCCAGACCCGAATCACTGAGC
- the cald1a gene encoding caldesmon 1a isoform X3, giving the protein MDDDFERRRELRRQKREEMRLEAERMVYQVGNDDEEEAARERRRRARQERMRGMEAEDPSDGVLTNSHSVIETVSVSSSSVASSGGVDDEEQALLERMAKREERRQRRMMDALEREKSLDPSVAEGSYGARDGRVDETSAGPRGRYRDSEEEAEGRNSQKEEAEEEREVEEEAAPEEEVAEQEEEEAEQEEEVVVEKPRRSYMREEESVEEKVNEKHNGGLHEDTSPKHHKPERTLSRGSVRSPETGAEEQDAAARLEAESKLEELKRRRDDAETEEFERMRRKQQEAEQELEELKKKREERRKILEEEEKQQKEEEAKRKAREEDEKRRMKEEIERRRAEAAEKRQHMGVETVDGEAKPFKCFSPRGSSLKIGERAEFLNKSAQKSAVKTSHTPVVSKIDNRLEQYTSVAQSKDVRSPRSGAVDLPMVTDGIRNIKSMWEKGSVFNSPGGGGGTHKEAAGMKIGVAGRINDWLNKTPESKTPGGRPTDLKPGDVTNKRSLWENKGSSPAKVTGRGETKSVTNGMGH; this is encoded by the exons GATGGTGTACCAGGTTGGTAATGACGACGAGGAGGAGGCTGCCAGGGAACGCCGGCGCAGGGCACGTCAGGAGCGAATGAGAGGCATGGAGGCCGAGGATCCCAGTGATGGGGTGTTGACTAACAGCCACAG tgtgaTTGAGACTGTGTCCGTGTCCTCCTCTTCTGTGGCGTCTTCGGGTGGAGTAGACGATGAAGAGCAGGCCCTGCTTGAGCGCATGGCCAAACGAGAAGAGCGCCGGCAGAGGAGAATGATGGACgctctggagagagagaagagtctCGACCCATCCGTGGCCGAAGGAAGCTACGGCGCCAGGGACGGCCGTGTGGACGAGACGTCCGCCGGACCCCGAGGCCGTTACAGAGACAGCGAAGAAGAGGCGGAAGGGAGGAACAGCCAAaaggaggaggcggaggaggagagggaggtggaggaggaagcAGCCCCAGAGGAGGAAGTGGCTgagcaggaagaggaagaagctGAGCAGGAAGAGGAAGTGGTGGTGGAAAAACCAAGACGATCCTATATGAGAGAAGAG GAGTCCGTCGAAGAAAAG GTGAATGAGAAGCACAATGGAGGTCTGCATGAGGACACCTCTCCAAAGCACCATAAGCCAGAGAGGACCCTGAG TCGCGGCAGCGTGCGCTCCCCTGAAACgggagcagaggagcaggaCGCCGCGGCGCGCCTGGAGGCAGAGAGCAAGCTGGAGGAACTGAAGCGCCGCCGCGACGACGCGGAGACCGAGGAGTTTGAGCGGATGAGGCGGAAGCAGCAGGAGGCCGAGCAAgagctggaggagctgaagaagaagagggaggaaaggagaaagatcctagaagaggaggagaaacagCAGAAAGAAGAGGAGGCCAAGAGGAAGGCCAGAGAGGAG GatgagaagaggaggatgaaggaGGAGATCGAGAGGAGGAGGGCAGAGGCGGCGGAGAAGAGACAGCATATGGGCGTGGAGACTGTAGACGGGGAAGCCAAACCTTTTAAATGCTTCAGCCCCCGTGGGTCCTCCCTCAAG ATTGGCGAAAGGGCAGAGTTTCTGAACAAGTCGGCccagaaaag CGCAGTGAAGACGTCCCACACTCCCGTCGTCTCAAAGATTGACAACAGACTGGAGCAGTACACTTCTGTTgcccag AGCAAGGATGTGCGGTCTCCACGCTCCGGTGCAGTGGACCTGCCCATGGTGACAGACGGGATCCGCAACATTAAGAGCATGTGGGAGAAAGGCAGCGTGTTCAACTCGCCCGGGGGTGGCGGGGGCACGCACAAG GAAGCAGCTGGGATGAAGATAGGCGTGGCAGGCCGCATCAACGACTGGCTGAATAAAACCCCTGAGAGCAAAACGCCAGGAGGAAGGCCAACG gACCTGAAGCCAGGAGACGTGACCAACAAGAGAAGTCTGTGGGAAAACAAAGGCTCCTCCCCGGCCAAG GTGACTGGCAGAGGGGAGACTAAATCTGTCACCAACG GTATGGGACACTAA
- the cald1a gene encoding caldesmon 1a isoform X1: MDDDFERRRELRRQKREEMRLEAERMVYQVGNDDEEEAARERRRRARQERMRGMEAEDPSDGVLTNSHSVIETVSVSSSSVASSGGVDDEEQALLERMAKREERRQRRMMDALEREKSLDPSVAEGSYGARDGRVDETSAGPRGRYRDSEEEAEGRNSQKEEAEEEREVEEEAAPEEEVAEQEEEEAEQEEEVVVEKPRRSYMREEESVEEKEDTEEKAVITNQIEESVNWKAEVGDDSESNDEEEVDVAPEQLEVNEKHNGGLHEDTSPKHHKPERTLSRGSVRSPETGAEEQDAAARLEAESKLEELKRRRDDAETEEFERMRRKQQEAEQELEELKKKREERRKILEEEEKQQKEEEAKRKAREEDEKRRMKEEIERRRAEAAEKRQHMGVETVDGEAKPFKCFSPRGSSLKIGERAEFLNKSAQKSAVKTSHTPVVSKIDNRLEQYTSVAQSKDVRSPRSGAVDLPMVTDGIRNIKSMWEKGSVFNSPGGGGGTHKEAAGMKIGVAGRINDWLNKTPESKTPGGRPTDLKPGDVTNKRSLWENKGSSPAKVTGRGETKSVTNGMGH; this comes from the exons GATGGTGTACCAGGTTGGTAATGACGACGAGGAGGAGGCTGCCAGGGAACGCCGGCGCAGGGCACGTCAGGAGCGAATGAGAGGCATGGAGGCCGAGGATCCCAGTGATGGGGTGTTGACTAACAGCCACAG tgtgaTTGAGACTGTGTCCGTGTCCTCCTCTTCTGTGGCGTCTTCGGGTGGAGTAGACGATGAAGAGCAGGCCCTGCTTGAGCGCATGGCCAAACGAGAAGAGCGCCGGCAGAGGAGAATGATGGACgctctggagagagagaagagtctCGACCCATCCGTGGCCGAAGGAAGCTACGGCGCCAGGGACGGCCGTGTGGACGAGACGTCCGCCGGACCCCGAGGCCGTTACAGAGACAGCGAAGAAGAGGCGGAAGGGAGGAACAGCCAAaaggaggaggcggaggaggagagggaggtggaggaggaagcAGCCCCAGAGGAGGAAGTGGCTgagcaggaagaggaagaagctGAGCAGGAAGAGGAAGTGGTGGTGGAAAAACCAAGACGATCCTATATGAGAGAAGAG GAGTCCGTCGAAGAAAAG GAAGACACTGAAGAAAAAGCAGTGATAACAAACCAGATTGAGGAATCAGTCAATTGGAAGGCAGAGGTTGGAGATGACTCTGAATCAAATGATGAGGAAGAGGTAGATGTGGCCCCAGAACAGTTAGAG GTGAATGAGAAGCACAATGGAGGTCTGCATGAGGACACCTCTCCAAAGCACCATAAGCCAGAGAGGACCCTGAG TCGCGGCAGCGTGCGCTCCCCTGAAACgggagcagaggagcaggaCGCCGCGGCGCGCCTGGAGGCAGAGAGCAAGCTGGAGGAACTGAAGCGCCGCCGCGACGACGCGGAGACCGAGGAGTTTGAGCGGATGAGGCGGAAGCAGCAGGAGGCCGAGCAAgagctggaggagctgaagaagaagagggaggaaaggagaaagatcctagaagaggaggagaaacagCAGAAAGAAGAGGAGGCCAAGAGGAAGGCCAGAGAGGAG GatgagaagaggaggatgaaggaGGAGATCGAGAGGAGGAGGGCAGAGGCGGCGGAGAAGAGACAGCATATGGGCGTGGAGACTGTAGACGGGGAAGCCAAACCTTTTAAATGCTTCAGCCCCCGTGGGTCCTCCCTCAAG ATTGGCGAAAGGGCAGAGTTTCTGAACAAGTCGGCccagaaaag CGCAGTGAAGACGTCCCACACTCCCGTCGTCTCAAAGATTGACAACAGACTGGAGCAGTACACTTCTGTTgcccag AGCAAGGATGTGCGGTCTCCACGCTCCGGTGCAGTGGACCTGCCCATGGTGACAGACGGGATCCGCAACATTAAGAGCATGTGGGAGAAAGGCAGCGTGTTCAACTCGCCCGGGGGTGGCGGGGGCACGCACAAG GAAGCAGCTGGGATGAAGATAGGCGTGGCAGGCCGCATCAACGACTGGCTGAATAAAACCCCTGAGAGCAAAACGCCAGGAGGAAGGCCAACG gACCTGAAGCCAGGAGACGTGACCAACAAGAGAAGTCTGTGGGAAAACAAAGGCTCCTCCCCGGCCAAG GTGACTGGCAGAGGGGAGACTAAATCTGTCACCAACG GTATGGGACACTAA